The proteins below are encoded in one region of Gulosibacter molinativorax:
- a CDS encoding amidohydrolase family protein, producing the protein MGETIAIVGGTLIDGNGGVPVPETTVFIEDGRITKVGSTDQIEVHPNIRQIDAQGKWILPGLVNGNVHLLDGIMMMGRGGIEYLARFEGNYYKVIEEAAQIALRGGVTTVFDTWNALEPVTIARDRIASGAAEGARIFFAGTLIGMGGPFTGDFMRPSMQARTVMSRTFADRMDAMFEVGMGRHLSTLPPAEVRPLIREYLERGVDFCKIAVTDHLVGLLGFRAPYFTFSERVLDVLVDEVRRAGVPLLTHTTSLEGLNTAIERDADLMIHATMTGQAPIPEETIEKLLEKQLWSEVQPTTIAQQAWMDSVDHPFADFSGRVHHENDVRMIKAGVPLVLGTDAGCTDPDILEDMSQGELHERPWTLGEDHFVWMQAMVEKGMDPMAAILAGTANPAKAYRKFDELGSIDVGKLGDVVVLDQDPLADITNMRTLSHVVKEGREIDFHGLPLSPLVTAYPRTANVLD; encoded by the coding sequence ATGGGAGAAACGATCGCGATTGTCGGCGGCACACTCATCGACGGAAATGGGGGAGTTCCCGTTCCCGAAACGACCGTGTTCATTGAAGACGGCAGGATCACGAAGGTTGGTTCCACGGACCAGATCGAGGTACATCCGAACATCCGGCAGATCGATGCCCAGGGGAAGTGGATTCTTCCCGGCCTGGTGAACGGAAACGTGCACCTGCTGGACGGAATCATGATGATGGGTCGGGGCGGCATCGAATACCTCGCCCGATTCGAAGGGAACTACTACAAGGTCATCGAGGAAGCCGCCCAAATCGCCCTCCGTGGCGGGGTCACGACCGTGTTCGACACGTGGAACGCGCTCGAACCTGTCACGATCGCGCGCGACCGGATCGCATCGGGTGCAGCCGAAGGCGCCCGCATCTTCTTCGCGGGAACGCTCATCGGCATGGGCGGACCGTTCACCGGCGACTTCATGCGGCCGTCGATGCAGGCGCGTACCGTCATGAGTCGCACCTTCGCCGATCGCATGGATGCAATGTTCGAGGTCGGAATGGGGCGGCACCTCAGTACGCTCCCGCCGGCAGAGGTGCGCCCGTTGATCCGCGAGTATTTGGAGCGGGGAGTCGACTTCTGCAAGATCGCCGTCACTGATCACCTGGTGGGTCTCCTCGGATTCCGCGCCCCGTACTTCACCTTCTCGGAGCGGGTGCTCGATGTGCTGGTCGACGAAGTTCGACGTGCCGGCGTCCCCCTCCTCACGCATACGACCTCGCTGGAAGGCCTCAATACGGCGATCGAGCGGGATGCGGACCTGATGATCCACGCCACAATGACCGGGCAGGCCCCGATTCCCGAGGAGACGATCGAGAAGCTCCTCGAGAAACAACTGTGGAGTGAAGTTCAGCCCACGACCATCGCCCAGCAGGCGTGGATGGACTCGGTCGACCACCCCTTCGCCGACTTCTCCGGGCGGGTGCATCATGAGAATGACGTTCGCATGATCAAGGCCGGCGTGCCGCTCGTGCTGGGAACTGACGCCGGGTGCACGGATCCCGACATCCTCGAAGATATGTCCCAGGGTGAACTCCACGAGCGGCCGTGGACGCTCGGCGAGGACCACTTCGTGTGGATGCAGGCAATGGTCGAGAAGGGTATGGATCCGATGGCAGCAATTCTTGCGGGGACTGCGAACCCGGCAAAGGCATACCGGAAGTTCGACGAACTCGGCAGCATCGACGTCGGCAAGCTCGGGGACGTCGTGGTGCTCGACCAGGATCCGCTCGCCGACATCACGAACATGCGAACGCTGTCTCACGTCGTGAAGGAAGGGCGGGAGATCGACTTCCATGGACTTCCACTGAGTCCGTTGGTCACTGCGTACCCTCGCACTGCGAACGTCCTCGACTAG
- a CDS encoding IS3-like element ISGmo1 family transposase (programmed frameshift): MKKPRRQFTDEFKADAVQLVIQGQRPIAQVARELEINESSLGYWVKNYRQANPDPQTAPAPVDAARYARLEAENRRLAEENAFLKKGRGLLREGTAVSVKFQLIHEEKAHHTIGLMTRLLKVSRAGYYAWAKRQGTTTPSGRRRDELAALIKQIDEDKQQTYGFRRMLHELARRGVTASAGLVRKLMRQLGVHGVQPRASKRTTIPALDAQDRPDWLRRDFTAEQPGQRFVGDITYLRTGEGWLYLATVIDLYNREVVGWSMADHMRVELVSDALTMAHTHGRIGEGAVFHSDRGSVYTSAAYAELAEQCQVKLSVGRTGVCWDNAVAESFFSMLKNEMYHRQAFATRGRARFAVMEYIEVFYNRGRLHSTLGYRTPVEVRHAYERNTDHQNAVAA, translated from the exons TCATCCAGGGACAGCGGCCGATCGCGCAGGTCGCCCGGGAGCTCGAGATTAACGAGTCTTCTCTGGGGTACTGGGTGAAGAACTACCGGCAAGCCAACCCGGACCCGCAGACGGCGCCTGCCCCGGTCGACGCCGCGCGATATGCGAGGCTCGAGGCGGAGAACCGTCGTCTGGCAGAGGAGAACGCGTTCCTGAAAAAAG GCCGCGGCCTTCTTCGCGAAGGAACAGCGGTGAGCGTGAAGTTCCAGCTGATCCACGAGGAGAAGGCCCACCACACGATTGGCCTGATGACACGCCTGCTGAAGGTGTCTCGGGCTGGCTACTACGCCTGGGCGAAACGACAAGGCACCACCACGCCATCTGGTCGCCGACGCGATGAGTTGGCGGCGTTGATCAAGCAGATCGACGAGGACAAGCAGCAGACGTACGGGTTCCGGAGGATGCTCCACGAGCTTGCCCGCAGGGGTGTCACGGCCTCGGCGGGCCTGGTGCGGAAGCTGATGCGCCAGCTCGGTGTGCACGGGGTGCAGCCGCGTGCGTCGAAGCGGACCACGATTCCCGCACTCGACGCCCAGGACCGTCCGGACTGGTTGCGCCGCGACTTCACCGCCGAGCAGCCAGGGCAGCGGTTCGTCGGTGACATCACGTATCTGCGCACCGGGGAGGGATGGCTGTATCTCGCGACCGTGATTGATCTGTACAACCGTGAAGTGGTGGGGTGGTCGATGGCTGATCACATGCGCGTCGAGCTCGTCAGCGATGCCCTCACGATGGCGCATACCCACGGTCGTATCGGTGAGGGTGCCGTGTTTCACTCGGATCGCGGCTCGGTCTACACCTCGGCTGCCTATGCCGAGCTTGCCGAGCAGTGCCAGGTGAAGCTCTCGGTTGGGCGGACCGGGGTGTGCTGGGACAACGCCGTCGCTGAGAGCTTCTTCTCGATGTTGAAGAACGAGATGTACCACCGGCAGGCTTTCGCCACCAGAGGGCGTGCGAGGTTCGCGGTGATGGAGTACATCGAGGTGTTCTACAACCGTGGCAGGCTCCACTCAACGCTGGGATATCGCACCCCTGTCGAGGTCCGCCACGCATACGAACGAAACACAGATCATCAGAACGCGGTCGCGGCCTGA